The following proteins come from a genomic window of Pseudomonas putida:
- a CDS encoding microcin C ABC transporter permease YejB, with amino-acid sequence MLAYILRRLLLIIPTLFGILVINFIIVQAAPGGPVEQMIAKLEGFEGATSRIAGGGAEVSVAGSNYRGAQGLDPALIAEIERMYGFDKSPPERLWIMVKNYAQLDFGESFFRDAKVIDLIAEKMPVSISLGLWSTLIMYLVSIPLGIAKAVRHGSHFDVWTSSAIIVGYAIPAFLFAILLIVLFAGGSYFDWFPLRGLTSNNFDELSTAGKVLDYFWHLVLPITALVIGNFATMTLLTKNSFLDEINKQYVVTAKAKGLSRSRVLYGHVFRNAMLLVIAGFPSAFIGIFFTGSLLIEVIFSLDGLGLMSFEAAINRDYPVVFGTLFIFTLLGLVVKLIGDLTYTLVDPRIDFASREH; translated from the coding sequence ATGCTGGCCTACATCCTGCGTCGCCTGCTGCTGATCATCCCGACTCTGTTCGGCATCCTGGTGATCAACTTCATCATCGTCCAGGCCGCCCCCGGCGGCCCCGTGGAACAGATGATCGCCAAGCTCGAAGGCTTCGAGGGCGCCACCAGCCGGATCGCCGGCGGCGGCGCCGAAGTCTCCGTGGCCGGCTCCAACTACCGCGGCGCCCAGGGCCTCGACCCGGCGCTGATCGCAGAAATCGAGCGCATGTACGGCTTCGACAAGTCGCCCCCCGAGCGCTTGTGGATCATGGTAAAGAACTACGCCCAGCTGGATTTCGGCGAGAGTTTCTTCCGTGATGCCAAGGTCATCGACCTGATCGCCGAGAAGATGCCGGTTTCGATTTCGCTCGGGCTGTGGAGCACGTTGATCATGTACCTGGTGTCGATCCCCCTGGGCATCGCCAAGGCGGTGCGCCACGGCAGCCACTTCGACGTCTGGACCAGCTCGGCGATCATCGTCGGCTATGCCATCCCGGCGTTCCTGTTCGCCATCCTGCTGATCGTGCTGTTCGCTGGAGGCAGCTACTTCGACTGGTTCCCGCTGCGCGGCCTGACCTCGAACAACTTCGACGAGCTGTCCACGGCCGGCAAGGTGCTCGACTACTTCTGGCACCTGGTGCTGCCGATCACCGCCCTGGTGATCGGCAACTTCGCCACCATGACCCTGCTGACCAAGAACAGTTTTCTCGACGAGATCAACAAGCAGTACGTGGTCACCGCCAAAGCCAAAGGCCTGAGCCGCTCACGGGTGTTGTACGGCCACGTGTTCCGTAACGCCATGCTGTTGGTGATCGCGGGCTTCCCTTCGGCGTTCATCGGCATCTTCTTCACCGGTTCCCTGCTGATCGAGGTGATTTTCTCCCTCGACGGCCTGGGCCTTATGAGCTTCGAGGCGGCCATCAACCGCGACTACCCGGTGGTGTTCGGCACCCTGTTCATCTTCACCCTGCTCGGGCTGGTGGTGAAACTGATCGGCGACCTCACCTACACCTTGGTCGATCCACGCATCGACTTCGCCAGCCGGGAGCACTGA
- a CDS encoding ABC transporter permease — translation MALSPLNRRRFERFKANRRGWWSLWLFLILFGLSLGAELIANDKPIAVRYDGEWFFPAFKRYPETTFGGEFPLEANYKSPYIRELLAKKDSFVLWAPIPYSYQSINYDLRVPAPAPPSPDNLLGTDDQGRDVLARVIYGFRISVLFALTLTILSSIIGVIAGALQGFYGGWVDLAGQRFLEIWSGLPVLYLLIILASFVQPNFWWLLGIMLLFSWMSLVDVVRAEFLRGRNLEYVRAARALGMRNGAIMYRHILPNAMISTMTFMPFILTGAIGTLTALDFLGFGLPPGAPSLGELVAQGKSNLQAPWLGISAFAVLAIMLSLLVFIGESARDAFDPRK, via the coding sequence ATGGCCTTGTCCCCTCTCAACCGTCGGCGCTTCGAGCGCTTCAAGGCCAACCGACGCGGCTGGTGGTCGCTGTGGCTGTTCCTCATCCTGTTCGGCCTGAGCCTGGGCGCCGAGCTGATCGCCAACGACAAACCGATTGCCGTGCGCTACGACGGCGAGTGGTTTTTCCCGGCCTTCAAGCGCTACCCGGAAACCACCTTCGGCGGCGAGTTCCCGCTGGAGGCCAACTACAAGAGCCCGTATATCCGGGAGCTACTGGCCAAAAAAGACAGCTTCGTGCTGTGGGCCCCGATCCCGTACAGCTACCAGAGCATCAATTACGACCTGCGCGTACCCGCCCCAGCGCCACCCTCGCCGGACAACCTGCTGGGCACCGACGATCAGGGCCGCGATGTGCTGGCGCGGGTGATCTACGGCTTCCGCATTTCGGTGCTGTTCGCCCTCACCCTGACCATCCTCAGTTCCATCATCGGCGTCATCGCCGGTGCCCTGCAGGGCTTTTACGGTGGCTGGGTGGACCTTGCCGGCCAGCGCTTTCTGGAGATCTGGTCCGGCTTGCCGGTGCTGTACCTGCTGATCATCCTCGCAAGCTTCGTGCAACCCAACTTCTGGTGGTTGCTGGGCATCATGCTGCTGTTTTCGTGGATGAGCCTGGTTGACGTGGTGCGCGCCGAGTTCCTGCGCGGGCGCAACCTCGAGTACGTGCGCGCCGCCCGTGCCCTAGGGATGCGCAACGGCGCGATCATGTACCGGCACATCCTGCCCAACGCCATGATTTCGACCATGACCTTCATGCCCTTCATCCTCACAGGCGCCATCGGCACCCTGACCGCCCTGGACTTCCTCGGTTTCGGCCTGCCACCGGGCGCGCCGTCGCTGGGCGAACTGGTGGCCCAAGGCAAGTCCAACCTGCAGGCGCCATGGCTGGGCATCAGCGCCTTTGCCGTGCTGGCGATCATGCTGAGCCTGCTGGTATTCATCGGCGAATCCGCCCGCGATGCCTTCGACCCGAGGAAGTGA
- a CDS encoding ABC transporter ATP-binding protein, giving the protein MSEQNLIEVRDLAVEFVTGEQVNRVVDGISFDIRKGETLALVGESGSGKSVTAHSILRLLPYPLARHPSGSIGYEGKDLLQQGEKAMQKIRGNRIAMIFQEPMTSLNPLHCIEKQINEILLLHKGLTGKQATARTLELLELVGIPEPRKRLKALPHELSGGQRQRVMIAMALANEPELLIADEPTTALDVTVQLKILELLKELQARLGMALLLISHDLNLVRRIAHRVCVMQRGQIVEQADCATLFTAPQHHYTQMLINAEPSGLPAHNPVGAPLLEVNDLKVWFPIKKGLLRKTVDHVKAVDGINFSLPQGQTLGIVGESGSGKSTLGLAILRLISSQGGIRFHGQALEGLNQKQVRPLRREMQVVFQDPFGSLSPRMCVADIVGEGLRIHKIGTAAEQEAAIIAALEEVGLDPRTRHRYPHEFSGGQRQRIAIARALVLKPALILLDEPTSALDRTVQRQVVELLRNLQQKYNLTYLFISHDLAVVKALSHQLMVIKQGHVVEQGEAQQIFHSPQHTYTQQLLEAAFLRHDNER; this is encoded by the coding sequence ATGAGTGAACAGAACCTGATCGAAGTACGCGACCTGGCGGTGGAGTTCGTTACCGGCGAACAGGTCAACCGTGTGGTCGATGGCATCAGCTTCGACATCCGCAAGGGTGAGACCCTGGCGCTGGTCGGCGAGAGCGGTTCGGGCAAATCCGTTACCGCCCACTCGATTCTGCGCCTGCTGCCCTACCCACTTGCACGTCACCCCAGCGGCAGCATCGGCTATGAAGGCAAGGACTTGCTGCAGCAAGGTGAGAAGGCCATGCAGAAGATTCGCGGCAACCGCATCGCGATGATCTTCCAGGAGCCGATGACCTCGCTGAACCCGCTGCACTGCATCGAGAAGCAGATCAACGAAATCCTGCTGCTGCACAAGGGCCTCACCGGCAAGCAAGCCACTGCGCGCACGCTGGAGCTGCTTGAGCTGGTAGGCATTCCCGAGCCACGCAAGCGCCTGAAGGCCCTGCCCCACGAGCTGTCCGGTGGCCAGCGGCAGCGGGTGATGATTGCCATGGCGCTGGCCAATGAGCCGGAGTTGCTGATTGCCGATGAACCTACCACCGCACTCGACGTGACCGTGCAGCTGAAGATTCTGGAGCTGCTCAAGGAACTGCAGGCGCGGTTGGGCATGGCATTACTGCTGATCAGCCATGACCTGAACCTGGTAAGGCGCATCGCCCACCGTGTTTGCGTGATGCAGCGTGGGCAAATTGTCGAACAGGCCGATTGCGCGACGCTGTTCACTGCGCCGCAGCACCACTACACGCAGATGCTGATCAATGCCGAGCCCAGCGGTTTGCCGGCACATAATCCAGTTGGCGCACCGCTGCTGGAAGTGAACGACCTGAAGGTATGGTTCCCGATCAAGAAAGGCTTGCTGCGCAAGACGGTCGACCATGTGAAGGCGGTGGACGGGATCAACTTCAGTTTGCCGCAAGGGCAGACACTGGGGATCGTGGGTGAGTCCGGATCGGGCAAGTCGACGCTAGGGCTGGCGATCTTGCGCCTGATTTCGAGCCAGGGTGGCATTCGCTTCCATGGCCAGGCGCTGGAAGGCTTGAACCAGAAGCAGGTGCGGCCACTGCGACGCGAGATGCAAGTGGTGTTTCAGGACCCCTTTGGTAGCCTCAGCCCACGCATGTGTGTGGCGGATATCGTTGGCGAGGGGCTACGGATTCACAAGATTGGTACAGCCGCAGAACAGGAAGCGGCAATTATCGCGGCGCTGGAAGAGGTAGGCCTGGACCCTCGCACGCGCCACCGCTACCCGCATGAGTTTTCGGGTGGGCAACGTCAACGTATCGCCATCGCCCGGGCGCTGGTGCTCAAGCCGGCGTTGATTCTGCTGGACGAACCGACGTCTGCGCTGGATCGTACGGTGCAGCGGCAGGTGGTGGAATTGCTGCGCAACTTGCAGCAGAAGTACAACCTCACCTACCTGTTCATCAGCCATGACCTTGCCGTGGTCAAAGCGTTGAGTCACCAACTGATGGTGATCAAGCAGGGGCATGTTGTGGAGCAAGGCGAGGCTCAGCAGATCTTCCATTCACCCCAGCACACTTATACGCAGCAACTGTTGGAGGCGGCGTTTTTGCGTCATGACAATGAACGGTGA